The following is a genomic window from Sebastes fasciatus isolate fSebFas1 chromosome 15, fSebFas1.pri, whole genome shotgun sequence.
GATCAATACACTATTCCACTTTTACTGAGTCACACTgaacctatatatatatatatcaataataTTATACACAAAGTCTATTATAACCTAACACTGCCTACAAGGACTAATAGGAGTtcagctcttttaattttgatatAGACAATCACCGGTGTGTGCTAATATTGCTGTATTAATAGGAATGGAAGAAGTGTGCACTATATTCTCACAGTACTGGATTTGTGTCCCCTCTCAACTGCAGCACAGCTGTCTTAACAGCACCCCCgccctcctcctgttcctctgcaggaggggtggtggtgttggtggtgaggGGGGGTTGAGTCAGCATTGTGTTTCTAAAGCTAGTTGTCCCATCGGGCTTTGCTTCACTGGCACCGTACCACCTCTTGTTTTTAAATCCACCGAACAAGAGTGACACAGATTATTAGAGTTGTTGCTTCTCattatctgcaaaaaaaaaacactaatcaCATTCTCTATTTTGGAACAGAGCTCTGGCctgttgtctcttttttggAGCGTAAAGTTCAGCAGGCCCAGTTTGTcatgtgaaagagagagaaaggtggaAAGACCTTTGCAGGATCAGAGATGTCACACATTTACGCAGCCTTCTTCTATTTTTAATCAGCCCAGTTTTGATGTCTATTCTTGAGCCACTCCCTAATAGTTAGTGAGAAAATGAGTCTTCCTTTCTGGAACAGTGTCTCATGGCTCCAGGCAGCGTGATGATGGTGACACAAAGGATCTTCTGTGTCACTTCTTGGCTGTGATGCAGCAGAGCGGTGCACACCGCCACCACCAAACACAGGCTGCACGGAGTCAAACTCTCCTCCACCCATCTGGTTTGGAGGGGCGCTGCACTGCCTCCTCATGTTTTAAAAGTACCAGGGGTggagtgggtggggggggggggggatacgTGTGCAgatgttttgtgtgtgaaaaGTGCAGACTGGCCTGGGGTTGTATTGCACATGAATCTCAAAAACAACAGCAATAGCACacgaaaaaaagacaaaacagccACAACGAATGTCATCATCATGCCATAATGAATAAACTGCCTGCCTGTGTTAAAGCAGTGGCCTATTCAGCTATTTATGAGGAACTTGAACTGTGTTGTTCTTACTGCAGGTTTTTCCACACAGGTATATGAGTTATTTCTACTAATAGCACCATCTGTTGGCAGAAAATGCCCCCATTCTGTCTTGGTGCATGCAGCATGTACGCCACATGTTCAGTAATGAATCTTTACGGTCACTGGAATCAACTGTCTAATGTGTATATGAAAACAGATTAGAGACACCGCTGCTTCACTGTGGGCTGTCCTCATATACTCCCTGTATTCCCCTGTAGTGCTATAGCCTAATTAGCCAACCACAAGAATTACATTATTTTAGGTTAACATTTAAGGAGGAGAGAACACCAGAGAGACTGGGAAATAGATTGTGAATGATTTGAATGATGAGCTACGGGTGGGCAGGAGGATGAAATGTTGACACAGAATAGTGCGGCTCCCCTCTAACCCCTCTAATCTCCCAATAACCCCTCTGGGTCCCGTCCCCGCCACACCGGGGGACGTGGACTTAATACCAGCTGTGAGTCAAATTAATTAGCTGAACATATCCTGGTGGAAGCCAAAGGAGACCTGAACAGTAGGCTGACTCTGATTGTAGCAGTCCAGCTGCCCTAGGCAGAAGTGAGAGGGCAGAGAAGGGCCACAGGGAGTGATTATCTTAAATGATCCGCtgttgtaattaaaaaaaaaaaaaggccattcATCTCACTCTATCGCTCTTGTGATAGGCCATATCATTGACCAAGGCCTACAGGGATCAAGGCATCAGATTGTTAAACTATGATTCAACACAACCACACCTCTGTTTTTCTCCACCATTCACACATTTCACAATCACAGTTGGATCTATTCGTTAGAACAGGAAGGATTGTATTTGTACTCATACATGTGTTTTCAGATGAGCAAACAGGTCATAATGTAATGATTACACAAAGCTAAAGCATCTGCTGAATGTTGGATTATGAAGAGTTGCTTGTTTCTGTTTAATTATAAAAATCAGTTCattaaatacaggaatattcatgGGTCTTTTTAGGCACTGTGCCATCACAGATGTTCCTGCCGTACAGTGTCAGCAGATTTCAGTCAAGGTTAGCTTTGCACTCCTGGATCCCTATAGAGAAATATTAGGACGAGCAGGAGGAGCATCTCATTAATGCATAATCAAACATGGCTCCCTTTGCATTCTTCTATAAAGTGATTTGAGCATTTAATGGGACCTTCAGTGTTAACCCCACCACGTCAACTTCagtattaacatttttatttggtCTGAGCGTCGGAGGCCACCCTGCTCATTACACTACAGCTCCGCTGTGTAAACAGAGAGCAGCATGAAAGGCTGCGAGGGGCCCCTGCATGCCTGTGGGAGTGCGGGGCGTACTTCATGGTTTATGCTTGAAAAAGAGCCATAATCTTCCAGCTAATCTCGGGCTTGGGGTGGAATTCCCCTCGCATGGAGCTTTTCAGGAGAGCTGCCATACGCTATGTTGACTATGCTGGTTTTAAAAACTGGGTAAGCTATATGAAGATAAACATATGGATTGAGGAATTTAGTAATTTATTTTCCCATCTCTCTCGATGTAGTAAGTtctaataatgtaacaacattGTCTTCACAACTTCAGTTGATATTTAGTTATAGATAGAGATAACCAACGTGGCCCtccataataataatctaattaaAGTTGTATTGCAAGGACTAAACATTTACACACAGTTAAATACTTTTTGGGGGTCTTAAAGCAACTACTGCCCCCTAGTGCTTCACATGGGCAATGTCTGAATGTACAAACCTCATTCACAATTAGAAGAAATCCTGTAAATTACAGTGAAAACCACTCTGACAGCAATTTATGGCCGCAGTTAGCTGCTCATTTCTGGGGGAAGGTCAACAGTTTCAATCTAACATGTGACTGTGTGTATTATCCTAATATAATAACCTGCAACAATGTTTATTTAATCATGCACAGCGGAAAAAGGGCAACAGCAAAAGCACACCAAGTCTTGTGTTTGTAGTGTCCCGCAGTTTACTGAGCTGTAAACTCTGGACTTTCACTgtgttttgcataaaaaaacagaacacaaACATTTGCAAGACTAATTCTCAACCTCAAACATCCAAATGAATATCAAGAACCCACGGTTCAGTCCCTTCTGGTTCTAACTCATTCTATTAAAGATAACAATCTGTTATGTCTGTGCTTGCACCTGTCTGCCATCTATCTTTGCAGCCCTATAAATTACATAGATCAATGAAACTGCTGATATTATCTAAACGTGGTTTTATAGtgtgaaaaaaacaagtttgacaatggtttcacttttcattttgtttactCCAATCACCATATCAGAACAGTGCTGTATTAGAACCTATTTTTCTTatacaaaaatgttaaaaaatagtGCAGAAATGAAGATACATTGAATATTATACAGACTGATTTCCATGTGGTAAAAAGGGGGGTACACTGATTACTGTATGCACCAATATCACCATACAAACTCAGACTTTTCTCCGGATGTGCAGGATGTGGATGTCTGGACTACTAAACTCTGGGTCTTGCTTTTCTGAAGGGATCTCCTCACAGTTGAAGTTTTGTTGTAGCAACTAAAAgatgacacaaaaaaacacaatgactcACTGAGGGGTGATGCCATATATATCTGcttcttaataataatttacCTATTTCTTAGTATTTACAAATGGAACACACAGTTGGGCTCTCACCTCAAAAAACTGCCTTTCCACTTTTGGGTTGACGCCCTCCGTGCGCTGCTCATAGCAACAAATAATGCAGGTTTCTGGTCCAGAGAGCAGCTTCAAGCTCTCCACCAGTGGAACTATAGACTGTGTGGagataaatgataaatgataatGATCAAGAAGAGAAATACAATGCTACAGTTAAAGTTGGTTCTGTATTGAAATGTTGGTGATACAGAGCATTTTCGCGAAGGGTCATGTTTAGATTGAAAAGCCTAAGTAGaaaatagggctgtcctcgccaaagaaattcttagtcagcTAACCCTTATTTGATTTTTTGTCCACTAATCGATTAGCTGACTAAagttacagtgtgtaggatttgccAGCGtctaatggtgtggttgcagattgcaaccaactgagtacccggcctctcactcctccttttccaagactgtggtaacgtgagccgccgagtgcaaaatcgCGGTAAtgccattcgcctcgctcagaggccatccttaccataataacactactttaggagcaatggaagtcagacggtttCACAAGCgggtcagagaactacggtggccttcaggtaacgtaaaagcGTGAAagcctctctctagagccagtgtttggttttggtttatattacatttctgctaatagatcccctgaacactgttcctttaatggcgtgtgattttacattttgtaagagacatttatgatattttctgtttacttcGTTAtccaaaagtgaaaaaaaaaaaaaaatctaaaaaggaAGTCTAATGCAAGCTTATATTTTCTATTACACGCTGGCcctttaatcgacagatctgtaaatcTGAATCACACAAAAGCGCCACTTTAAGTTTTGTGtataccagagatgtgctcataagtttcttggtcattcagcatgaaaaaaatgacTACTCGACTAAgatgaccgattagtcgactaatcgactaagagggggcctTATGAGTAAATTACCTGCTCATAATAGATGCAATCTGCCATAAGAACATAATGTGGGGGAGGCTGGAAGTCAGACACATCTTCACCCCTTTCAGGAGAGTAGAAATCAAAGAGTTAATATTTGACACTTGCAATATGTTGAACATGCAGCTTATACTGTATGAGTGAAATCCAAATAAAACGAAATATAAGTACAAACCATTGCAGTACCTTTGCAGTAACTGATCCACTACTGATGAGTGCCTGGTTTTCCTGGATGTTCACCCTGAGCAAGGTCTGCAAATCCTCCAGGTCTGTCACAGTAACTGCAGCTCTATGGGATTTAACACACACAGCAATGAAAACAGTCTTTTGGCTTTCTATATGTTATTAATTGTAATCATTAAAGGCTGTTGTCCACTCACTGCAAAGCAAGGGAGTACAAGCAGCTAGCTAGTAGTTAAACTGCTGTAGgctatattaatatttaaacgACAGAGTACACAAACTAAGGAGttatcaattcaatttgctttagtggcatgactgtcaggtgaacaatattgccaaagcgtcaattcaataataaatacaaaattaaaaaaaagaacaaaataaaaacaaaaacatatatatgtatatatatatatatacaattcattaagcaaattacatgcatgtaaatggaagaaaacaataaagaagtaattcatgtttgttgtgtcaataaaacaaacaaataaaaaacaattaataacaatatattgcaatatcaaaggataaatgtaaaaaaacaaaaacaaaaacatgaagtagaggagtaaataaaaggcagagtgtgttgttgttgtctcttaggctgtgacatgcactgacatatgCTGAGTTATCTaaagaagtaattcatgtttgctgtatcaataaaacaaacaaacaaacaaataaaaaacaattaataacaatatattgcaatttcaaaagataaatgtaaaaaaaaaaaaaaaaacatgaagtagaggagtgaataaaaggcagagtgtgagttacatctattatgtgttgttgttgttgtggttgtctctcaggctgtgacatgcactgacatatcctgAGTTATCTaaagaagtaattcatgtttgctgtgtcaataaaacaaacaaacaaacaaacaaacaaacaaataaaaaacaattaataacaatatattgcaatttcaaaggataaatgtaaaaaaaagtagaggagtgaataaaaggcagagtgtgagttacatctattatgtgttgttgtggttgtctctcagGCTGAGACATGAGTAATCTCTCACCCCAGTGTTGCAGCCATCAGACCAACGACTCCTGTCCCAGCTCCTAACTCCACAACTCTCCTGCCGGTCCACACGCTCACTCCTGAGGACGGATCATTGAACTGTTTGGTCTCTAAATATTTAGCCAGAACGATAGCCGCATCCCAAACAACACAGCCGACGTCTCCTAGGTAGCACTGCTTCACCTTCAGGGTGCACCCGTCGTTTTTCTCAATTTCTCTCACAAAATAATCAGCCTCATCTGTATCAGCAGCCATGTTGGCAGCAACAGGAAGAAACGAGTAGATGACTTCCGGTAGGATTGTTTTCCAGAATAAAAGCATAACCTCTACTCATTCTCTGTTAGAGCACTACAAAATTGGAACTCACTTCCCACCCATATTAaagatatacatacatactcCACTTTTACATCCAAGTTAAAAACATGGTTTGCCGACAATTACACCTGCATACACTAACATATGGCTGTGTGTTATTTGCGTCATGATCATGGATGCTGCCTGTCTATAcgtgctgtctgtctgcatccCTGAATGTGATTGTACTGATGTTTTATTGTATGTTTCGATTATATGTGCTGTCTCTGCATGATTGTACTGATGCTTTACTGTTCTCTTTTATCTTTATTGATCTATCTTGTTTCTTCTCTGTCTTAACTCTTTCCTTTTAATCAATGTGCTGTAATGTATTGTTCTTTTTAGGGTGCCTATTGTCATCGGGCCGGGGACTACAGCTGGATATTAGCCATGTTGGCTAAAGCTTCCCTTTTTACTGTTATTGCTACAGTCAATTAATTGGGATTGTCCACgatataataaactaataaactaaactaaacctcTACTCAACTTGTAATATTTATTGTATATGCAGTACATTCAGTTCTTGCATACAGATTACCAATATAGTGCAGTCAACATTATAGTTTACACAGTGATGAAAGTCAGGACTATTTTGAACAATATGTGCTGAATAACACTATGTTATATGTGATTTCAGAGGATTCTTTGCACCCGTGTAGTCAAAGTCAGCACCACTGGTACATTTGATggtgtgtaaacacacacacacggataaaCTTTCTCAACCCCGTGCTCCCCAGAGTGAGAGGAGATGTGGTTGAGGAAGTCATTGTAAATCAGGGAGAGGAAGCAGACGAGgatgagagtaaaggtagtgcttctagagaggaagaagagtcAGGGCTATAGTGCACTGAAAGAACAGACATTATACATAACAGAAAACTTCATTTTTGCACAAgaacacattattaaaaatgCAACTACTCATTCTGTAAAACACTGTCTGTGGTAATATTTattctaataaaaaaaattggtaGACCTTCAGCAGTCagtatacaacttttttttactttactttgaccTTATTGTCCACCTTAGTGGTaatttgtctttggcttctCTAGTACATGAAAGATAAATTCAAACATGACATGAAattcaaacattaaaaacatacagtCGGCAAATCACTCTGCACTgttacaaaacatacaacaaCAAACGTACAATTGTGCAAATGGGTaggaaacagcagcaacagatggGGATAAGTTACATCTTTAAAAATACTTAAGGTCTTCCCTAGTGCAGTCGTTTTGCATTCAGTACCTGTATGGCATGGGGAATAAAAGACATCTTATATATGTTACGGCTCGCCCTCGGGACCCTAAATTGACAACCAGACGGGAGCAGCTCAAATTCAGAGTTTAGTGGGTGTGAAGCATCTACAGATATCTGTCTGGCCTTCCTGAGTACTGCTCTATCAAATATGTCACAGAGCTGTCTTTGTGGCTTGCCAACCACCTTCCCTGCAATCTTAACAATTTTGGAAagcttgtttttgttcttcccACTCAAGTTGCCATACCAAGCAGTCATATTAAACTGTAAGATGCTTTCAACCAGGCCCCTGTATGCCATCTCAAGTATGACATAAAGTGTTACAACTCTTATATTATCTTAAAATgttcttattttattatatgcTATATTGATAGAGACTAAGGTATGGCAAGTCAACAGTCCTACAGGCCTCCACCACAAGGCacttacatacacacaaatattttcagaataaggTCATGGTCTTGACCTCAAAGTCTACCACAGGCTACAGTTGTGAGCTCTATTTCATAGCTGCTTCCTCTTTCATTCAAATCTTCCTCTTTACTCATGTTAGTTCCTCTTCTTGCCATTCTTAACCTTTTGGATAGCTGTTACCTTTGTTACCTAACCTATATTCTAACATTATTGTCTACTGGCAACGAATGAACAAATCTAAGTAGGGTATTTCTGTGCAACATAAACATTGAATTgtgtaaacagatttttttggttttgttggtggtTTGCTTATATTGTCAATTCATACATCCcaaaaaagtaacaaaatcaATCATACAAATACAACTATACCCTGATAATAAATGTCACTGTATTCACTGTTCTCATCAACACCATTTCCATTTCTCTGTCTATGCGCCTCCAATAGGCATTGGTCTACAATTAAGTAAAATGtgctttcatttcattcatggtctctctcttttttatgATATGAAGAAAGTGAAAAACACAGTTTcaaatgtaaattaatttacaaCATCTTCATCAGAATCTGTGCCCAGAGCGTTAGAGCGCCCTCTACTGATCATACAAATAACTTTATTAGATGTAAAGTTAATGTGGGTTACAAAAACATAATGTTACTCTGCTTTATAGGTAGACGAGTCTTTAGGGTTTTGCTAAATAGGGTTCAACAAATCTCCAGTTACATGGGTCAAAGAGTCTATATGTGTTGGTAGCTAAGGTAACGGTTTAGGgtaggggtcagcaacctgcggctccctctccagtggctccctgtgtatttttaaaaatggaaattaataacaatgaataataagtcatagtattgagaattaagtcataatattataaagtagtaaattTACGTGttatttcttgtaaagttatgactttattctcgtaatattatgactttttacttgtaaagttacgactttattctcgtaatattatgattttttactcgtaaagttacgactttattctcgtaatattatgactttttttcttgtaaagttacgactttattctcataatattatgactttttttcttgtaaagttacgactttattc
Proteins encoded in this region:
- the vcpkmt gene encoding protein N-lysine methyltransferase METTL21D; translation: MAADTDEADYFVREIEKNDGCTLKVKQCYLGDVGCVVWDAAIVLAKYLETKQFNDPSSGVSVWTGRRVVELGAGTGVVGLMAATLGAAVTVTDLEDLQTLLRVNIQENQALISSGSVTAKVLQWGEDVSDFQPPPHYVLMADCIYYEQSIVPLVESLKLLSGPETCIICCYEQRTEGVNPKVERQFFELLQQNFNCEEIPSEKQDPEFSSPDIHILHIRRKV